ACCAGCTTGGGTTCCCCATGATCGACCTCCAAAGACAGATAGATTTTACTTCGCAGCGGTTGACGGTCAGGAAGTATTTTTTGAGTAATTTCGCCAAAACGTGATGTTCTTGGATGAGTAGCTCCACACTCCTATACAGCATCTACTATCCCTGCATATCTGTGCTTTCCATGATCTGTTGTTAATGTATGCAATCCCGATCTCCCAGTTCCGCAAGAGTAAATAAGTTAGACCCGAGAGAAGACGGAAATGACTAAAACGGCGTGGTCAGACGACCATAGCAGAAAGAATGTCGATAAAACATTTGTCCTGCTCGTTAATCGTGCAAACCTATGATGATCCTGAAAGTCATCAAAACTTTTCTCAGAGACATATATGCGCAGTGGATACACTAATGAGGCTCTTTTAGTACCATGTTGTACGCCGTGGActcttttttgcttgaagTGCTCTGTATCCAAATTACGTAGTTtaatatatagtagggtcaaagcgacatgaaacacgtacgcaattgcgcacgcggcttctttcgaggcgctccGGTGcaacgtagtggctaggagcgtggtgaaatccttgctggcaccacccatcgctgcagttggcgacgggcccaccttGGCtccaaccgctgcctccacagcgccgtttcgagtgcgtatgcacatcaactacactcgtgtttcatgtcgtattgatccgactataatcGATGAAACACTAACATACAAATCCTTTGATGAAGTCAACATCAAAACAAAGTATTCGTGCTCATTTGGTAGACAATAGGTGGTCCACCTCAAGATCCTTGTCTAGCCAAACTAGCAGATATGCAAACTCTTATACATAGGTGCAATAGGGAGGAGCGCACCTTCCTCAGGTGAAGAGGGTCTAAGTGCTCATATATGCATTAGCAGCAATAAGCCGTTACTATGAAAGCTATTCGCAAATCGTAATTAGTCTTCTCCAAACCTATGTTTGATGTGTGCGCGAAGTGTACATTGCTCCGAGATCACAGTAACTTAGTAACACTTACCTTACGTCGTCAACGGAAGAAATCTCAGGACGGTAACTCTGCTTTACCCTCATCTCTTCATGTCCGAACATGTTAtcattttccaggatttcCTCTTAAAAATATCgatgaattttccagaaagaggACCAAAGTGCGCTTCAAAATGACAAGACATTTAGGCGCAGATATTTATGTTCGGCGCTGAATGTGTTCCTAGAGTGTCTGTGAACCCttgccacacacacacacaggtactaagaaatattattattctgaAGACTACAATATACGAAAGCTAGTAAGGAGTCAAGTATTTCTACAAGTGCGTCGCTGTTGATATAATACATACACTGAATTTCATCAATGTTTACGACCACGTCATTCAATCTAGGAAGCGTACCGTTCCAATTGCTGTCTAACGTTGATGTCGTAAGGTGCTCCATGTGAAACGGAAGGCGGTGCTGCTTCCAATCCTAAaatgagaggatatatcaaACTTATGGCAAAATAACtccgaacaaaaaaagtgatggaTGACTGACAAATCACTTCCTGATAAGAAAACAAGATGTTATGGAGACGAGAAGCATGGCGCCGTTTCATAAGTGGTTGCGcctgaagcggcgcggttgagcaagcggttgcaatcgagatgggaccctcgccAATTCCACTCCCAGCGGtttgagtggtgctagcagtAGTTTCACCTCGGCTGCACTTGCTGCTCCGTGTTGCTGCTTTCCTACATTCGTTTGTAATTCGGTTTCACAGTTTTACAACGTCGCACCATATGATCAGTGCTATTCGCTTTCGTTTCTTCGCGATAAATCAGACGCACTAGATGGTACGTAGTGCGTAATTTTCAGCACAGAGTCGCATCCTGAATACTTCTGTAGCTGCGCAAGCGGTTCCACTTGAGATGGAACCTCGCTAACTCCAGTCGGACTGCAGAGACGAGCAAGTTCCCTAACACACCAATTTGAGCGCAACCACTCTCGTGATTGATTAGGATCCGAGTCATTTTGtcgtttgaagaaaattactCGAACGGCTTAAATTATCAAGCGGGCATGGCGCGTCCGAGTGCATCATACAGTTGTGAAGGGGGATAATTTCATCCCCAATCTTTTACGCACCTTCGTCGGGAGCGAGGCAAACCGCCACGCGTTCGGGAAAAACAACGCAGTGGTAGAAAAATAACccacaatgaaaataaattaatttcttcctaaccaACGGTGTATAAAAAGTATGCagaggcattcctctttgCGGTTCATCTTTGGGCCCTtagagtggatccaaaaagcttCCAGAGCCTTGTGCGCCGCAATACTAGGTTCGcacgccaaaatcgtgattttaacttcaaaatcttctccgttatgacgccgcacctTATGACCACCTAATTCAATGGAGTCACATGGTctccttttgccgtccaggtgttctttgattcgaatataTTGCGGTCTAGCTGTTTTTCCTATGTATCCGTCACCACACTGCGCACAGGaagataaacaacacatgaactcatgcaatcaccctcgttgttatcctGACATACCGATCTTATAGGCGACTGTAAATAAGCTTTTGCTTAAGATTACTAGCAGGAGACCCACGATGCCAATGGATTCTTCAAGATTAACCTTCCACACGCACCGTCGGATAGCAATgctaacctcatcggaaataaaAGGTGCACAAAAGGATACTTTCTccataccagacttgtttcgGATTTGTGCTTTCTTACTCATAGGccgcaattttcctagcaagtCCGAAAGattcttctctttcctctCTTCCAGTGCAAACGAGGTGGCTGTGCGGAACATATTCCGTACTACGACTTTTTAACTTGAGTgggatgagcagaaagaaagtgaactagTTATTCTTACTACTGGGCTTGCGGTACCATTATGTCATgtgcgttctgtttgaaatatgcatTTGGACGTTTACGAAGGGTAATTCCATTCTTCTCTAGCCTTATCCCGAATGAACTTTATATACTCCGACTGCTCATTTACTTCCTTGAAACAATTGTCTACCTCCGCTTGAAACTAACATACAAGGAAACAGTCGATATATCGGCAAAAGAGCATGCTTCCCAAATCGGTGCCTCAATTTGAGCCACGAAAGCAATGGCGAGCGTTGGCGCCAGCCGTTCTCCCATAGCAGAACCCCTGATTTGTGCAAAATAGTTGCCCGATCATCTAAAGACTGTGTATTTGAGACATTCTCTGAGAACAACCATCTACTGCTTGACAAAAAAGCCATACAAGTTGATTGAGCTGTGGTGTTCAGTTAAAAGCTCAAGAACTGCCTGCATAGTGGAGTCGTTAGATACGTTAGTGTACAATGCAGTAACATCGAAAGATTCAACTACACATTAGTTATCAAAATGCATGTTCTTTAAGTGGTCCAAAAATATGGGTGTTCGTAAGATGGGCTGGTACAAATTTCAGCATCTGCACCAGCAGTCTGTTTAAGAATCAAGCGATCCTGTCTGTGAGGCCTCCCACGCAGCTAATGGTATGATAGTCTTACCTTGAACATTGAACGATCTTCAGATGTCAGCTTACTGTCGGAGGTCAGCTTGCGAGTTTTTATTAGAAGGTACAAAATACGACCTACCTATAACTCTGTTTTAAGCCGAGTTGCAGTCGAACATGGTAAATGCGCTGATTTACTGGTACTCATCCATACCCTCTttggatctccctcactagagtaGGCGCAACCGGTTAATTGCGAGGGTCGGTGGCGCATCCCCAGATGGGAATAAGGGGCTAATTGCGGACCAAAAGCGTGCCCAGAGACGAGGCTGAATTCAGGgcatggactccctgtttctgctgagccagaaCTGAGTTACTACATCTTTGTAACCACACGTCGGTCCGACCAGGTCccaaagcctgcaatcaattgactaggaggtgcaagggaggggTTCTGAgacgcctccaacaaataagttcTATTTGTCCAGTCTAGGAAGGCGAACATTCTCCCACAAACCGATGGTACTAGAGgtttgcaacctgcccatgggctttaaaatttcacacatgtcacagtaatagaaaagagtctcctgatttcagaggaaagcctggtacggtaggaAGACGGGGTTTGCAGAAGTCATGTAgactaccgaaacggaaaaggactaggatggcgaccTGCACATATAAGGCCCGTACACTTGCATCGGAAgtggccatcgaagatctgatgatgcaagccaaaaTGATTAGgaacgacgtcatcggactgaccgaaaCGAGGCGACGCCACCTTCTCAACGCCATATATGAAACTGGGGAAATGTTCTTAGGAatatgcgacagtagaggagttggcgtcctcgtcaacacgagtataaCAAAGGACaacgactcttttgaacaacttacgacgcgaatcggacgtctgcggatgagatgTGGTTCAATGCCAACTTTAACTATCTTTGTCGCCTACGCttcaacatcaagctacgaagaagaagaagaagtgaaagcTTTCCAAATGGAcgtggagaagttctacagagaagatcatgctTTCCACAAAGTCAAGATTAGTGATTTCAACCCCAAAACTGGCCCGAGAAGAACGCATGAGGATCTTCACATCGAGACCTACGGCCTACAGTGGAATGAACAGGGGAGAGACCTTCaccatgacgactaagaccatctgtgggaactcgcaattccagaaaccttcctctctacgctggacgtgggagtcacctgGTGGAGGGTgccgtaatgaaattgaccacatcatcgtcagtgaAAGGTTCTGTCATttcatcgagaaggggaattgagaaaatcatctgcgacttctactctgatctcttcgacagccatgttcTCTTGGCCCCTCACCATCCGAGGGAAGATGGAAATGTCATTTCAGAGGTACGCAAGatccctaaacagtggaagaccagcaagaccgtgttgttgtacaAGAAGGGAGATCTACATTACATCGGCAGTTTcggcttactgtccgtcatctacggtatcacgagagtacaagatctCGATACAGGCTCTGTcccatcgacttgaagaaggccttcgactgaGTTGAGACAATGGCGGTCATGgcagccttggacaaccaagacgctcctacaacaaataaaagtatttcgagagttgtacagcaatttgacgaccggaatttcggcattctacaagaatatcatcattaacGTGAAGAGGGGTCtaacagggtgatacaatctttCCTAAAATCTTCACGGCCACCCTCGAGAAGGCAGTGCGAAGGGAATGGGACGACTTGAGAGTGACGTTTGCGCTTTGTTGATGACACCGTTCTGATAGCATCTAGCATCAGTCAAgcagaacgaatgctgaccgaactcgacgaaacatgtggatgcatcggccTTCAACTGAAtatgcaaaagacgatgttcatgcggaacggatgggtctcggatgccccattcacgctcaacggaacgaacatatccgaatgctacgtttatctgggtcgggaaatgatccccgagctgggcaggaggagacgaatggcttggggagcgtataagagcatcgaggatctagtgaagaagaacaagtACATCctgctccgtgctcaccttcTCAACACCACCATACTTCCtgttttgacctatgcttcggaaacctggggcatttcgcaagcaggaagaaaacgcgatGAGCTACATTAAACGCGCATTTGAGAGAGTGATGATAGGATTATTCCgattcacgcaagtgagggacgggatttaAAGTTCTCTTCTACGTCAACGATGGAAGATTAAAGACGCTTAaagtttgccaaggaaagtaaagtaAGGTGGGCCAAATAcatgatgcgctttaacgacaactgTTGGGCCAGAACCATGAGCGAGTGGGTtctccgcgatattaagcgcactaaaGTAAGACCACCGACccaatggtcagatttctttacgaagtctttcaaagaaaattatgattcTTTttgtgtcccacgcgaaaggaggaaccactggacgactctggcacgcggtCAGGACAGAtagaaaaattactggcgTCCGCTTCACCAGTTTGAAGATCGAAGGGAGTCAAGGTAGTCAAGGTAATCCATACTCTATTGAGTCTACATTGTTGCCCTAGAAGTTCTTCGACAGTAGAAGAGCGATAGAGGGATCTGTATTGGAGGTGACATAATGTGAGTGGTTCGTCTAGGTGACGAGCAGTGATCACAAACTCCCCACCCTTGTTATTAGTAGATGATCTGATAGTTTTAGGCTTGACAAGCTCACGAACTTTCCTAATGCCTAAGCGCTGTTCTGGAGTTATATTGCTGAAACGTCAGTCACGAATAACGGATAATAACAACCTCGTGCCCGACTCACTTAAAGAAACTCAAATACTGAAACATCACTATGCCGAGATTTATTAAAAATCGTACATGGAGACTTACAAGGTGCATAAAAAGTTTGTAAAGTTGCTTATAACCTCTTATATCTCTATATCTCTTCTGACTTAAAGAAGGCATTTTATTCGATTGAGACGAAAGTGGTCATTGAGGCCTTGGACGACGAAGGCGTCCCTAAAGTCCCTTAAAACATAAAGATACATCGTGAGTTATATACCTACTTCACAATCgaaatttccccattctacaATAATGCCACAATCGATGTGAAGAGAAGGGTTTGACTGCGTGACACAATCTTCAGATATTCAACGCAACTCTCGAGAATGCGAGGATTAGAATGGGATAATCTGGAAGTAAAAATTGACGCCTGGTAGTTACACCATTTTCGTTTCGTTGATGGCGTCGTTTTGATAACACCAAGCGCAGTCAGGAGAAACAAATCAAATGCTACTCAAATGTGGTggaaacgtgtaaaaagatcggtctCCAGCTGAATCTGAACAAGACTATGTTCATGAGACTGGATGGGTTTGTAAGACGAAATTCTCCCTCAACGGAACGTGTATATTTGAGCTCTCCAGCTATGTAGTTCAAGGTCGTGAAATTAACATGGTGAACAACCTAAATTCCGATATAGGCAATAGCTGGGATAGCGTGCCCCTGAAAGGCACTTAGACGATGAGGGACGCTGATAGACCATGTGAAGGAATTTCTCATTCGTTGTCAGCATTCACGGAAGCCAGGCTCTGTCTTCCACTCGGCAAGAATCATGTGAGGCCTGCAGAAGACAACGCTTCGAAAGTAGATCTTCTCTTATGacgttgaaggcagcataccataaTCTGACGTGGGGAGGAAACAGGAACACAACACCGACAGAAAGGCTAGAGCAAACCTGCGTTGAGGATTTCTCAACAGGAATTCGTAAGAGGGGTGTCGGAGAAGAAGGGGAGTCGTAAGGTTTGTCAGAcaggaggaggaaaaaatgaagagagcaaggagaaaaagatgagGGGATAGTCGATTTCAACTAAATACATATTAAGGGGAGCAAagtgttagaaaaataaacggtgtgaagtttttttttaagattttgctTGTATACCTTCACATCTTTTGGTCAGAGACTAGCTTgggaaaatacaaaacaagGAAGGACATTGAGATTACTAAGTACGAGGGGTTGTGAGAACGTGGGCAAAAAGTAGATAATACAATGCGTTCTGAACTGCGACTGTCAGGGATCAATTCCTGAcaaaagttgaatttttgcatCCAATGTATGGGGGTCAAAAGGCCACATTTCTCACCCGTCGGTGGTTTTTATCACTTGCAAAAGCAATTTGGATGCTGTTGCAGAGCGAAAAAGGCATCTACAGCCGCAATTAGtgataaaattagtacaatgTAGGCTCCACGATCGatgctcaaagtgaatttcatgcaataaagctggctgcAATTTGTAGAGAGGGATTTCTTCTATGTTTACACGAAGTTTGTTGCTTCTAggtttcctagttttttttttcgagatctagttgagaaaaattctaaactttGCCTagaattttcgactttttcttaattagcttttgaagaaaacaaggaGAATCATAACACCCACAAATACCAAAATTTGCACTCAAAGGTTTTCTCTGatgctctatcaaaatattgcatcgaatttttcaacctgcgctaccgtaatctcgcaacggaaaaagtgcgaaatttcagattttctgcaacgcgtcaaaatctgtacgACTTCAAATTCCAATAACTCAGCTCGTGGTTTATAAAGACGAATTCGGTTTGGAGTATTGTAAAGTAAAATTTTTGCCACCataattcatttttacttttttccagatagttttcgttctctcaaaagctagttgagaatacgttgagaaaaatgctaaatttctcaagtttttctcaactagctttcaaaaaaaaaaaaccagatggTCCCTGAAAAAGATAATTCAACCGTTTTATAGCACAAATTTCCCTTTACAGAGAACAACCACCTTTGTCTTTCTCTGTCTCTTCTGTAGtccgttattcatgtttatttcaagctaaCAAAATCCGCGCTTTCCTGTACGAATTTCTAATCAGGGCTCTAATCATTCATTCTCTGTAATTACCGTCAATGAGTAAGGTTGCGTAGGAagcataaaataatgaaaaatccttttaGAATGTGTTCTGCTTCGATGTTAGTTGTTGTTTCAGCTTTGCAGAGGACAATTCCTGCGAggatcgaactctcaaccGTTCGTTTCCATTGTCGATGTTTAATTTGTgtgctgtagaaaatagtgtggaAGTGACTTTATAATGTTTTCTCTGTCGTTCTCTGTCGAGAGCGAGCGGTCGATGATCAGTGATGTTTTCTCACCTGTCTATACAgggaaaccaatgaatatgcTGTTGGCGGGGCCGGACAGTccacatagaggagcgttctagcATACTCTGTGAGAAAAAAGCGATTCCCATGATGTTTTTACAACTACGAATTAAGAGTCGAAGGATGGATGGAGCCACGCCGCATCCTGCAAtctaccacgtcagatttgtggtatgctgcctttaaacaaactTCCCAGAGCGAGGTGGGCAAACACGTTTTAATCAGTTGCCAAGTTTCGATCAGCATGAACACTGACGACATTAATATTCCGAGGAGCGACAATTTCAAATATCTCGGTTCCGCTACCACATCCGAGCAAATCACACCGTTACACCAGCTTTGTCAGGCAGATGCACCAATATTTGACCCATTTGCTCGATTGACTATTCGAGCGATTATTTGAAAACTCAAATACCTTCAAATCTCACCTCTATCTTCAGAAATATACTCTAGGATGATTCTTTTCTGATGTGTCCGagatttttatggaaaaaaaaataattcaaacatATTAGGTCCTCTCATCTTCTGAGCATAACATTTTGTAATGTGAAAGAGTTTAACAACAAAGCAATTAACAAATCATTCATCGAATGCAAATAAGAGAACAAATCCTAATGACAGAACGAGCACTGCATTAGATGAGATTAAAATCGTGATGGAATAAACTCCTATGAACTATCTGAATATTACAGATTTACATCACACGCTAGAGTGTGGTCAAAGGGCAGTTTTTCATAAAGGATTAAATCAACAGTTGAGGAAATAGCACTGAACAATTGAAACGATCAGATCAACCCATGAGAATTTTGAGATTTGCAAAACATTGAGATGAATGCGCTTACAGGTAAACTGAGCACTGTTAGAAGGCTCTTTAGACTCATAATGACGTAACTCTTCTTAAAAAATCATCTCTGCAGTGTTTTTTGTCTTGCTCAATCTACCACGCTGTTAGATAGACAATTTTATCTTTGGTCTCAAGAATATTGTCAAATTCAGAAATCTAAAAGTGTCTCCTAACTTCTTGGATGACTTCCGATTAACAATCTAATTGGCAaagtaacaagaaaaaaagcatcataCCCTGCAAAGTGCCGTTCTCAATGTAAATAACAAACCCTTGACACAAATCGAAAAGGAGAGTtcgcttttctctttttttcgcatgCGACAAACGAGAGGTCCGAAAGTTTCTGAGAATCGGAGAGCGCTTTCCACTACTCGCTCTCTCTTTCGAAAGTCAACTTTCAGAGCTACAAACTAACAACTGGTATTAAAGTAGACGCATTAGGTTCCTTGGGAACTACTTCCACATCAGCATCCGCTGGTAAGTTGACTCCTTCAGTTGGCTTCTTCAGAACTTTTCTATTCCCATGAAGGTCCACAAATACAGATCCTCGCATGTCAACAACTCCTTCCGTTACACTTTTTGACCGCTTCGCACAAAAATCACGTCcacaattctggaaaaaacatCATCTTCACTGCGATCTTACTGCAACATTTTAATTCTGTTGCAAAAAGCAATTACAATatgatttcgaaaaaatgaaCTTGGTGAGAAAAAGGCGGATTGTAATACGCAGAACACAGAATAAGTAACAAATCTTCCTGATGTGATGTTAACAAGGACGCTTCCGTCGGGTGCAAAGACAAATGCTATGAACTGTTTCTTTGCTCAGGCGATTGCCCGAAAAACGTCACGAAGGCGGTAAGATAGGCAAGTAAGAAAGAAACCATAGCGGAAGGcgttcatgaagaaaaaaaaaacatgacgcATACTTCTGGTCACCAATGATAGAATATAAGTCCAGTATTTCCCTAATAATTTGTTAACACCTCTATACGTCCGATGCGGGTTCTCATATACACTCAAAGATCATGTGCATCCCAAATTTGGATAACTAAACAGCAGTACAGTCCGTATTTCTGTTTGTTCACTGATCATAGTTTTTACCCTTACATCGCCTCAACGAATAGAGTGATCAACTCAACCTGCGGGACATCACCTCAACACTTCA
This window of the Necator americanus strain Aroian chromosome III, whole genome shotgun sequence genome carries:
- a CDS encoding hypothetical protein (NECATOR_CHRIII.G11055.T1); its protein translation is MATCTYKARTLASEVAIEDLMMQAKMIRNDVIGLTETRRRHLLNAIYETGEMFLGICDSRGVGVLVNTSITKDNDSFEQLTTRIGRLRMRCGSMPTLTIFVAYASTSSYEEEEEVKAFQMDVEKFYREDHAFHKVKISDFNPKTGPRRTHEDLHIETYGLQWNEQGRDLHHDD
- a CDS encoding hypothetical protein (NECATOR_CHRIII.G11056.T1); translation: MKLTTSSSVKGSVISSRRGIEKIICDFYSDLFDSHVLLAPHHPREDGNVISEVRKIPKQWKTSKTVLLYKKGDLHYIGSFGLLSVIYGITRVQDLDTGSVPST
- a CDS encoding hypothetical protein (NECATOR_CHRIII.G11057.T1), coding for MLTELDETCGCIGLQLNMQKTMFMRNGWVSDAPFTLNGTNISECYVYLGREMIPELGRRRRMAWGAYKSIEDLVKKNKYILLRAHLLNTTILPVLTYASETWGISQAGRKRDELH
- a CDS encoding hypothetical protein (NECATOR_CHRIII.G11058.T2), producing MRGSVFVDLHGNRKVLKKPTEGVNLPADADVEVVPKEPNASTLIPVSMLERSSMWTVRPRQQHIHWFPCIDSTQIKHRQWKRTVESSILAGIVLCKAETTTNIEAEHILKGFFIILCFLRNLTH
- a CDS encoding hypothetical protein (NECATOR_CHRIII.G11058.T1), which produces MTKFWSLMLLYNSRNTFMNWNCGRDFCAKRSKSVTEGVVDMRGSVFVDLHGNRKVLKKPTEGVNLPADADVEVVPKEPNASTLIPVVSL